From Aptenodytes patagonicus chromosome 1, bAptPat1.pri.cur, whole genome shotgun sequence, one genomic window encodes:
- the RPS16 gene encoding small ribosomal subunit protein uS9 — protein sequence MPAKGPLQSVQVFGRKKTATAVAHCKRGNGLIKVNGRPLEMIEPRTLQYKLLEPVLLLGKERFAGVDIRVRVKGGGHVAQIYAIRQAISKALVAYYQKYVDEASKKEIKDILIQYDRTLLVADPRRCESKKFGGPGARARYQKSYR from the exons ATGCCGGCCAAGGGCCCCCTGCAGAGCGTCCAGGTCTTCGGGCGGAAG AAAACAGCAACTGCTGTTGCCCACTGCaagaggggaaatggcctcattAAAGTGAATGGAAGACCTCTGGAAATGATTGAGCCCAGAACTCTGCAGTATAAA CTGCTTGAACCTGTCCTCCTCCTGGGGAAGGAACGGTTTGCTGGTGTTGACATCAGAGTCCGTGTAAAGGGTGGTGGCCATGTAGCACAAATCTACG ctatCCGTCAAGCTATTTCCAAAGCATTGGTGGCTTACTATCAAAAAT atgttgATGAAGCTTCCAAGAAAGAGATCAAGGATATTCTAATCCAGTATGATAGGACTCTGCTAGTGGCAGATCCTCGCCGTTGTGAATCCAAGAAATTTGGAGGACCTGGTGCTCGTGCGCGCTACCAGAAGTCTTACCGTTAA